The Tenacibaculum jejuense genome includes a window with the following:
- a CDS encoding YbaB/EbfC family nucleoid-associated protein, which translates to MFGDLSGMMDKLKQAQQKVEETKQRLNTVLIDESGADGKIKVTITANREIRAISVDDTLLQDAEELEDYLVLTLNKALKRAGEINEQEMAVAAKSGMPNIPGMDMFK; encoded by the coding sequence ATGTTCGGAGATTTATCTGGAATGATGGATAAGCTTAAACAAGCACAACAAAAAGTTGAGGAAACTAAACAACGTTTAAACACTGTATTAATTGATGAAAGCGGTGCTGACGGTAAAATTAAAGTTACTATTACTGCTAACAGAGAAATTAGAGCAATTAGTGTTGATGATACTTTGTTACAAGATGCTGAAGAATTAGAAGATTATTTAGTGTTAACTTTAAACAAAGCTTTAAAAAGAGCAGGAGAAATAAATGAGCAAGAAATGGCTGTAGCTGCTAAAAGCGGAATGCCAAATATTCCAGGTATGGATATGTTCAAATAA
- a CDS encoding S9 family peptidase, producing the protein MRKKLVLSIALSVTFAFCKKGKMENNIKPPVADKNPEKLEKHGDVRIDNYFWMRLTDEQKNAEKKDEQTQKVYDYLEAENTYFDKVMGHTNNFQESLFEEMKGRIKEDDESVPYKKNGYFYITRYEKGQQYPIYSRKKGNLEAEEEIMFDVNKEAEGHDYIQLGGLNVSPDNTLVAYATDTVSRRQYFIKIKNLKTGEVYSDKIENTTGGSVWANDNKTLFYTKKDPVTLRSSKIYKHVLGTDTSEDVLVFEEKDETFGTFVTKTKSRKYLVIGSYSTVSSEYQVLEADNPNGEFRLIQPRERDLEYDIAHYEDHFYIKTNIDGATNFKVMKTPENNTTKENWVDVIPHREDTFLEDFSIFKDYLVLEERNNGLFKIRIKRWDGAEDYYLPFDEETYSAGVYSNPEFDTDVIRYSYNSMTTPSSVIDFNMKDQSKEIKKEQEVLGGKFDKNNYTSKRLWVTARDGKKVALSIVYRKDTKIDENTPVLQYAYGSYGYTVSDGFSTTRLSLLDRGFIFALAHIRGSQYLGREWYEDGKMLNKKNTFNDFVDCSKYLIDNGYTSSKHLYAMGGSAGGLLMGAVVNTNPELYNGIIAAVPFVDVISTMLDDSIPLTTGEYDEWGNPNDKQYYDYIKSYSPYDQVESKSYPNMLVTTGLHDSQVQYWEPAKWVAKLREVKTDHNLLFLHTNMEAGHGGASGRFDSLKETAREYTFLLALEDKLEK; encoded by the coding sequence ATGAGAAAAAAACTTGTTTTAAGTATTGCTTTAAGTGTTACTTTTGCATTCTGCAAAAAAGGAAAGATGGAGAATAATATAAAACCACCTGTAGCTGATAAAAATCCAGAAAAGTTAGAGAAACATGGTGATGTAAGAATTGATAACTATTTCTGGATGCGTTTAACAGATGAACAAAAGAACGCAGAAAAAAAAGACGAACAAACTCAAAAAGTTTACGATTATTTAGAAGCTGAAAACACCTATTTTGATAAGGTAATGGGCCATACAAATAACTTTCAGGAATCTTTATTTGAAGAGATGAAAGGAAGAATTAAGGAAGACGATGAGTCGGTTCCTTATAAAAAGAATGGATATTTCTACATTACTAGATATGAAAAGGGACAACAATATCCTATTTACTCTCGAAAGAAAGGTAATTTAGAAGCTGAAGAAGAGATAATGTTCGATGTTAATAAAGAGGCAGAAGGACATGATTATATTCAACTAGGCGGGTTAAATGTGTCTCCAGATAATACTTTAGTTGCTTATGCAACGGATACAGTAAGTAGACGACAGTATTTTATCAAAATTAAGAACCTTAAAACAGGTGAAGTTTATAGTGATAAAATAGAAAATACAACAGGAGGAAGTGTTTGGGCTAATGATAATAAAACATTATTCTACACAAAGAAAGATCCTGTAACATTACGAAGTTCTAAAATTTATAAACATGTTTTAGGAACAGATACTTCTGAAGATGTTTTGGTTTTTGAAGAAAAAGATGAAACGTTCGGAACTTTTGTAACTAAAACAAAGTCGAGAAAATATTTAGTTATAGGTTCTTACAGTACAGTTTCTAGCGAATACCAAGTTTTAGAAGCTGATAATCCAAATGGTGAGTTTCGTTTAATTCAGCCACGTGAGCGTGATTTAGAATATGATATTGCTCATTATGAAGATCATTTCTATATCAAGACAAATATTGATGGAGCAACTAACTTTAAGGTTATGAAAACTCCAGAAAATAATACTACTAAAGAAAATTGGGTAGATGTTATTCCGCATAGAGAAGATACGTTTTTAGAAGATTTTTCAATTTTTAAAGACTATTTAGTTTTAGAAGAAAGAAATAATGGATTATTTAAAATTAGAATAAAACGTTGGGATGGAGCAGAGGATTACTATTTGCCTTTTGATGAAGAAACGTATTCAGCAGGTGTATATTCAAATCCTGAATTTGATACAGATGTAATTCGTTATTCGTATAACTCAATGACCACTCCAAGTTCTGTGATTGATTTCAATATGAAAGATCAATCTAAAGAAATCAAAAAAGAACAAGAAGTTTTAGGTGGAAAGTTTGATAAGAATAATTATACAAGTAAGCGTTTATGGGTGACAGCCAGAGATGGTAAAAAAGTTGCACTTTCTATTGTTTACAGAAAAGATACTAAGATAGACGAGAACACTCCGGTATTACAATATGCATATGGTTCTTACGGATATACGGTTTCTGATGGATTTTCAACGACACGTTTAAGTCTGTTAGATCGTGGTTTTATTTTCGCTTTAGCACATATTAGAGGAAGTCAATATTTAGGAAGAGAATGGTATGAAGATGGAAAAATGTTGAATAAGAAGAATACATTTAACGATTTTGTCGATTGTTCTAAATATTTAATTGATAACGGTTATACTTCTTCAAAGCATTTGTATGCTATGGGAGGTTCTGCAGGAGGTTTATTAATGGGAGCTGTAGTGAATACAAATCCTGAATTATATAATGGAATTATAGCTGCTGTACCTTTTGTTGATGTAATTTCTACAATGTTAGATGATAGTATTCCATTAACGACAGGAGAATATGACGAATGGGGAAATCCAAATGACAAGCAATATTATGATTACATTAAATCATATTCACCTTACGATCAAGTAGAATCGAAATCATATCCAAATATGTTAGTGACTACAGGATTACACGATAGTCAGGTACAGTATTGGGAACCAGCGAAATGGGTAGCTAAACTAAGAGAAGTGAAAACAGATCATAACTTACTGTTTTTACATACAAACATGGAAGCAGGTCATGGGGGTGCTTCTGGTAGGTTCGATTCATTGAAAGAAACAGCTAGAGAATACACTTTCTTATTAGCATTAGAAGACAAGTTAGAAAAATAA
- a CDS encoding CCC motif membrane protein — MFEFEERKLPNATTVLVLGILSILACCCYGVPGILLGVVALILHKKDKDLYLSNPNVYTNYSNLNTGFILSIVGIILSVIFIMMIFWAISMIGWDALQDPELLRERMEELEQMQ; from the coding sequence ATGTTCGAATTTGAAGAAAGAAAACTACCAAATGCCACTACTGTATTAGTTCTTGGTATTCTATCTATATTAGCTTGTTGTTGCTATGGTGTTCCAGGAATTTTATTAGGAGTTGTAGCCTTAATTTTACACAAAAAAGATAAAGATTTGTATTTATCTAATCCTAATGTTTACACAAACTACTCTAATTTAAATACAGGATTTATATTATCAATTGTAGGAATTATACTAAGTGTTATTTTTATAATGATGATTTTTTGGGCAATTTCTATGATTGGTTGGGATGCATTACAAGACCCTGAATTATTAAGAGAACGAATGGAGGAATTAGAGCAAATGCAATAA
- a CDS encoding DUF6768 family protein → MKFTEDIDKLIKETLTEEEAVFYQELEEQTMWQMVFGLFKGKNKWILVAMNMITLIFFGFFIFCLVQFFEASEAKELIKWASGAIIFLLGVSMLKIFAWMQMDKNALLREIKRLELLLLSLKRE, encoded by the coding sequence ATGAAATTTACTGAAGATATTGATAAATTGATCAAAGAAACATTAACAGAAGAAGAAGCTGTTTTTTATCAAGAACTAGAAGAGCAAACCATGTGGCAGATGGTATTTGGTTTATTCAAAGGGAAAAATAAGTGGATTTTAGTAGCCATGAATATGATTACATTAATCTTTTTTGGATTTTTTATATTCTGTCTTGTTCAATTTTTTGAAGCTTCAGAAGCTAAAGAACTAATAAAGTGGGCTTCGGGAGCAATAATATTTTTATTAGGCGTAAGTATGTTAAAGATATTTGCTTGGATGCAAATGGATAAAAACGCTTTATTAAGAGAGATAAAAAGACTAGAACTTTTACTCTTATCTTTAAAAAGAGAATAA
- a CDS encoding DUF2752 domain-containing protein, with protein MQDIKDNKKAEDYMLPCLNKKMFGIDCPGCGFQRSTVLVAKGEFKKAFNLFPAIYTSVFFILAIGLHFFLKKKITAKILLVIAIINVLTLIIAYLIKMNKLFLN; from the coding sequence ATGCAAGACATAAAAGACAATAAAAAGGCAGAAGATTACATGTTGCCTTGTTTAAACAAGAAGATGTTTGGAATTGATTGCCCAGGCTGTGGTTTTCAAAGATCTACTGTTTTAGTTGCTAAAGGTGAATTTAAAAAAGCCTTTAATTTATTTCCGGCGATTTACACTTCTGTTTTCTTTATTTTAGCCATCGGTTTACATTTTTTTCTTAAAAAGAAAATCACAGCAAAAATACTGCTTGTTATTGCCATAATTAATGTTTTAACCTTAATTATAGCTTACCTGATAAAAATGAATAAATTATTTTTAAATTAA
- a CDS encoding PLP-dependent cysteine synthase family protein — protein sequence MDRNKAIVNSVLDLVGETPIVKLHSITKDLQGEFFAKLESFNPGQSAKDRIALHIIENAEKKGILTPGDTIVETTSGNTGFSLAMISLVKGYRCILAVSDKSSKNKIDVLKTMGAEVHVCPANVAADDPRSYYETAKRIHKETPNSIYINQYFNELNIEAHYATTGPEIWKQTEGKITHLVAASGTGGTISGTGRFLKEQNPDIKILGVDAVGSAIKKFHETKEFDPNEISPYKIEGLGKNLIPTSTDFDIIDIYEKVTDEDAALAARELVRSEGLLCGYTSGAVIQATQQYAEKGMFKSDSFVVVILPDHGIRYMDKIYSDEWMKAQGFSITRKVNI from the coding sequence ATGGATAGGAATAAAGCAATAGTAAATTCGGTTTTAGATTTAGTAGGAGAAACCCCAATAGTTAAATTACATAGTATTACTAAAGATTTACAGGGAGAGTTTTTTGCGAAATTAGAATCTTTTAACCCAGGACAATCAGCAAAAGATAGAATTGCACTTCATATTATCGAAAATGCTGAAAAGAAAGGTATTTTAACTCCTGGCGATACTATTGTAGAAACTACTTCAGGAAATACAGGATTTAGCTTGGCTATGATTAGTTTAGTAAAAGGCTATCGTTGTATTTTGGCTGTAAGCGATAAATCTTCAAAAAATAAGATTGATGTTTTAAAAACAATGGGAGCAGAGGTTCATGTTTGTCCGGCTAATGTGGCAGCAGATGATCCAAGATCTTATTATGAAACAGCAAAACGAATTCATAAAGAGACTCCAAACTCAATTTACATCAATCAATATTTTAATGAGTTAAATATAGAAGCTCATTATGCGACTACTGGACCAGAAATTTGGAAACAAACAGAAGGTAAAATTACTCACTTGGTTGCTGCTAGTGGAACTGGAGGAACTATTTCTGGAACAGGAAGGTTTTTGAAGGAACAAAATCCTGATATAAAAATTTTAGGAGTAGATGCTGTTGGTTCTGCAATTAAAAAATTTCACGAAACAAAAGAGTTTGATCCAAACGAAATTTCACCATACAAAATAGAAGGCTTAGGTAAGAATTTAATTCCTACTTCAACAGATTTTGATATTATTGATATTTACGAAAAAGTAACCGATGAAGATGCTGCTTTAGCTGCCAGAGAATTAGTTCGTTCCGAAGGTTTATTATGTGGTTATACTTCAGGAGCGGTAATTCAAGCAACACAGCAATATGCCGAAAAAGGAATGTTTAAATCGGATAGTTTTGTAGTTGTCATCCTTCCAGATCACGGAATTCGTTATATGGATAAAATTTATTCAGATGAATGGATGAAAGCTCAAGGTTTTTCTATTACTCGTAAAGTAAATATTTAG
- the rocD gene encoding ornithine--oxo-acid transaminase: MAVLEKLTSQQAIDLENKYGAHNYHPLPVVLSKGEGVYVWDVEGKKYYDFLSAYSAVNQGHCHPKIVNAMVEQAKTLTLTSRAFYNDMLGQYEKYATEYFGFDKLLPMNTGAEAVETALKICRKWAYEVKGIDENEAEIIVCKNNFHGRTTTIISFSNDPVARKNFGPFTNGFIKIEYDNLQALEEALANNKNVAGFMAEPIQGEAGVYVPSEGYLAAAKALCEKYNVLFIADEVQTGIARTGRLLATCGNCSCEDKNCSGTPDVKPDILILGKALSGGAYPVSAVLANDEIMNVIRPGNHGSTFGGNPIAAAVAIAALDVVKEEKLAENADRLGKIFREEIGKLVEETELVTLVRGKGLLNAIVINDSEESETAWNICMRLRDNGLLAKPTHGNIIRFAPPLVMNEEELRDCISIIKKTILEFDN, translated from the coding sequence ATGGCTGTTTTAGAAAAATTAACGTCACAGCAAGCAATCGATTTAGAAAACAAGTATGGAGCTCACAATTACCATCCGTTACCAGTAGTTTTAAGTAAAGGTGAAGGGGTGTATGTTTGGGATGTAGAAGGAAAAAAATATTATGATTTCTTATCTGCTTATTCTGCCGTAAATCAAGGACATTGTCACCCTAAAATTGTGAATGCAATGGTTGAACAAGCTAAAACGTTAACATTAACGTCTAGAGCTTTTTACAATGATATGTTAGGGCAATATGAGAAATATGCCACAGAATATTTTGGTTTTGACAAGTTGTTACCAATGAATACCGGAGCAGAAGCTGTTGAGACTGCATTGAAAATATGTAGAAAATGGGCTTATGAAGTGAAAGGAATTGATGAAAATGAAGCTGAAATTATTGTATGTAAAAACAACTTCCATGGAAGAACTACAACAATAATTTCATTTTCAAACGATCCTGTTGCTCGTAAAAACTTTGGTCCTTTTACAAATGGTTTCATCAAAATTGAATACGATAATTTACAAGCTTTAGAAGAAGCATTAGCAAATAATAAAAATGTAGCTGGGTTTATGGCTGAACCAATTCAAGGTGAAGCTGGAGTTTATGTTCCTTCTGAAGGATATTTAGCAGCAGCAAAAGCATTATGTGAAAAGTATAATGTGTTATTTATTGCAGATGAAGTACAAACAGGAATTGCTAGAACTGGTCGTTTATTAGCTACTTGTGGAAATTGTTCTTGTGAAGATAAAAATTGTTCTGGAACTCCAGATGTAAAACCAGATATTTTAATCTTAGGAAAAGCATTAAGTGGAGGAGCTTATCCTGTATCTGCTGTATTAGCAAATGACGAAATTATGAATGTAATTCGTCCTGGAAACCATGGTTCTACTTTTGGAGGAAATCCTATTGCAGCAGCAGTTGCTATTGCTGCTTTAGATGTAGTAAAAGAAGAGAAACTAGCTGAAAACGCAGATCGATTAGGGAAAATCTTTAGAGAAGAGATAGGTAAATTAGTTGAAGAGACTGAATTAGTTACTTTAGTTAGAGGAAAAGGATTGTTAAATGCGATTGTAATTAACGATTCTGAAGAGAGTGAAACGGCTTGGAATATATGTATGAGATTACGAGATAACGGATTGTTAGCAAAGCCAACTCACGGAAATATTATTCGTTTTGCACCACCATTAGTAATGAATGAAGAAGAACTTAGAGATTGTATTTCTATTATTAAGAAAACAATTTTAGAGTTTGACAACTAA
- a CDS encoding DEAD/DEAH box helicase produces the protein MNEKNWLHYYKNSLTDSENLAVDIAKIKNLYHQNNSDLSNGFINNKQAEALIDAEERRINRLRGILKKDSSNWHEIDKTKILIAPFHLEYQTDNPKFKQKLIHPFWIYATVNRLGQLSAPKDIFPLIVRNYMTPMADVKNDFIFTSIDTVLDAKEIEPPMPEYEDEVVPWNEYWDYINEVFNAITYKNLYQYRAEKYTTQFKLTYFSVSSKISTAKSILFLYENLLNYDEELPLLSKIITPEQVVKRDAITDHDFLNFNHLHLGQMSDSFPLSVSQRKTLLSYLSAEESSVTAVNGPPGTGKTTLLQSLVATEVVRSAIIGEEPPIVLACSNNNQAVTNIIDSFINSESSLTELSKRWIPNFKGYATYLPSNGKNEKYLGDINFLKGNLFGHEGTLCNLENEEYLEDAEYNFLTEYCNYFNVQSNSIEDAIDHIQDEILIIEEQLIDSVDFPRNHIKSINFINKTLLNEEDHVTRENFNIGKLTAWRTTLSSLKASYKKTDFLPLVKEYFKVNSEELKEPKEWVFKIGESTINDKEKTNTYLKELINHLNIALQTNLKLKSWRKQMNIESFPILKEEELWASEFEKLNSKNTTPRFYYDELDVSLRHKAFLLATHYWEGRWLLATREALEEDTERGTGEQAIMLKWKRRAMLTPCFVATFYMAPSHFLYSQYQGENENGKPIFEYFPLYNFIDLLIIDEAGQVTPEVSIPVFAIAKKAFVVGDLKQIEPIWSIPSRIDKGNLSSLNIIQQEQDMYSLENSGFLASNGCIMKMAQNSCEYETPINNTKEQGLILLEHRRCNDEIIDFCNELAYGGILKPMKGKAREGQAFPSMMAYHINGVSERKYNSRQNIQEVKAIITWLQQNKEKIQDAYNVDHIEEVLGIITPFASQKGELSKALIEAGFKVSNIKLGTVHALQGAERSIILFSSVYTNEDEGTMFFEKDNKPNMLNVSVSRAKDSFILFGDTRIFDETKNTPSGVLKKHLNIYEMAT, from the coding sequence ATGAACGAAAAAAACTGGTTACACTACTACAAAAACAGCTTAACAGATAGTGAGAATTTAGCAGTAGATATTGCTAAAATTAAAAATTTATACCATCAAAATAATTCTGATCTCAGCAATGGCTTTATCAACAATAAACAAGCCGAAGCATTAATAGACGCAGAAGAAAGAAGAATTAATAGATTGCGTGGTATCTTAAAAAAAGACAGTAGCAACTGGCACGAAATTGATAAAACTAAAATTTTAATTGCTCCTTTTCATTTAGAATATCAAACGGATAACCCGAAATTCAAACAAAAATTAATTCATCCTTTTTGGATTTATGCTACAGTAAATCGACTAGGACAATTATCTGCTCCTAAAGATATTTTCCCACTAATTGTTCGTAATTACATGACACCAATGGCAGATGTAAAAAACGATTTCATTTTCACTTCTATCGACACAGTTTTAGATGCTAAAGAAATTGAACCTCCAATGCCAGAATATGAAGACGAAGTGGTTCCTTGGAATGAATACTGGGACTATATTAATGAGGTTTTTAATGCTATTACTTACAAAAACTTATACCAATATAGAGCTGAAAAATATACTACACAGTTTAAGTTAACTTACTTTTCTGTAAGTTCTAAAATATCTACAGCAAAAAGTATATTATTTTTATACGAGAACTTATTAAATTATGATGAAGAGTTACCATTACTCTCTAAAATAATTACTCCTGAACAAGTTGTAAAAAGAGATGCCATTACAGATCATGATTTTTTAAACTTCAATCACCTACATTTAGGTCAAATGTCAGATAGTTTTCCTCTATCTGTAAGCCAACGTAAAACTTTATTATCCTATTTATCTGCTGAAGAAAGTTCTGTTACCGCAGTTAATGGACCTCCAGGAACTGGAAAAACAACTTTATTACAAAGTTTGGTAGCTACAGAAGTAGTTAGAAGTGCTATTATTGGCGAAGAACCTCCAATTGTTTTAGCATGTTCAAATAACAATCAAGCTGTAACAAATATTATAGATAGTTTTATTAACTCTGAAAGTAGCTTAACAGAATTATCAAAAAGATGGATTCCAAACTTTAAAGGTTATGCCACTTATTTACCTTCAAATGGAAAGAATGAAAAGTATTTAGGAGATATTAATTTCTTAAAAGGTAATTTATTCGGACATGAGGGAACTTTATGTAATCTTGAAAATGAAGAATATTTAGAAGATGCAGAATATAATTTCTTAACCGAATACTGTAATTATTTTAATGTACAGAGCAATTCTATAGAAGATGCCATTGATCATATTCAAGATGAAATTTTAATTATTGAAGAACAATTGATTGACAGTGTCGATTTTCCTAGAAATCATATAAAGTCAATTAATTTCATTAATAAAACACTACTAAACGAAGAAGATCATGTTACTCGAGAAAACTTCAATATAGGTAAACTTACCGCTTGGAGAACGACTTTAAGTTCTTTAAAGGCTAGCTATAAAAAAACTGATTTTCTTCCTTTAGTAAAAGAATACTTTAAAGTTAATAGTGAAGAACTTAAAGAACCTAAAGAGTGGGTTTTTAAAATAGGTGAAAGCACAATTAACGATAAAGAAAAAACGAATACATATCTAAAAGAGCTTATCAATCATTTGAACATCGCGCTTCAAACCAATTTAAAATTGAAAAGTTGGAGAAAGCAAATGAATATTGAAAGCTTCCCTATTTTGAAGGAAGAAGAGTTATGGGCTTCTGAATTTGAAAAATTAAATTCGAAAAATACTACTCCTCGTTTTTACTATGATGAACTAGACGTTTCTTTACGCCACAAAGCTTTTTTATTAGCAACACATTACTGGGAAGGGAGATGGTTATTAGCAACAAGAGAAGCTTTAGAAGAAGATACTGAAAGAGGAACAGGAGAACAAGCCATTATGTTAAAATGGAAACGTAGAGCCATGTTAACACCTTGTTTTGTGGCAACGTTTTACATGGCACCAAGTCACTTTTTATATAGCCAATATCAAGGAGAAAATGAAAATGGAAAACCTATTTTTGAATATTTTCCGCTGTATAATTTTATCGATTTATTAATTATTGATGAGGCCGGGCAAGTTACTCCGGAAGTAAGTATTCCTGTTTTTGCGATAGCTAAAAAAGCTTTTGTTGTTGGTGATTTAAAACAAATTGAACCTATTTGGTCTATTCCTTCTAGAATTGATAAAGGAAATTTATCTAGCTTAAATATCATTCAGCAAGAACAAGACATGTATTCTTTAGAAAATTCAGGTTTTTTAGCTTCCAATGGATGCATTATGAAAATGGCTCAAAACTCTTGTGAGTATGAAACACCAATTAATAATACCAAAGAACAAGGTTTAATTCTTTTAGAACATAGAAGGTGTAACGATGAAATTATTGATTTCTGTAACGAATTAGCTTATGGTGGTATTTTAAAACCCATGAAAGGTAAAGCTAGAGAAGGACAAGCTTTTCCTTCGATGATGGCATATCACATTAACGGCGTAAGTGAACGTAAATACAATAGCCGACAAAATATACAGGAAGTAAAAGCTATTATTACTTGGTTACAACAAAATAAAGAAAAAATACAAGATGCTTACAATGTAGATCATATTGAAGAAGTTTTAGGAATTATCACTCCATTTGCAAGTCAAAAAGGAGAATTATCTAAAGCTTTAATTGAAGCTGGTTTTAAAGTTAGCAATATTAAACTAGGAACAGTGCACGCATTACAAGGTGCAGAAAGAAGTATTATTTTATTTAGTTCTGTATACACTAATGAAGATGAAGGTACTATGTTCTTTGAAAAAGATAATAAGCCGAATATGCTAAATGTTTCTGTTTCTAGAGCAAAAGATAGTTTTATTTTATTTGGAGATACTAGAATTTTTGACGAAACAAAAAACACTCCTTCAGGAGTTTTGAAGAAACATTTGAATATTTATGAAATGGCAACTTAA
- a CDS encoding VOC family protein, which translates to MNLNQITVPSLDLTKSIPFYEQLGLKLIVEALPHYARFECPDGNATFSIHLVEELPVGDGIYVYFECKDLDTQVKILKEKGIVFDQDPVDQTWLWREARLRDLDGNKIILFFGGDNRLNPPWRIK; encoded by the coding sequence ATGAATTTAAATCAAATTACTGTTCCTTCTTTAGATTTAACAAAATCAATTCCTTTTTATGAGCAATTAGGTTTAAAGCTAATTGTTGAAGCACTTCCACATTATGCTCGATTTGAATGCCCAGATGGAAATGCTACTTTTTCAATTCATTTGGTTGAAGAATTGCCTGTTGGAGATGGAATTTATGTCTATTTTGAATGCAAAGATTTAGATACTCAAGTTAAAATTCTTAAAGAAAAAGGAATCGTATTTGATCAAGATCCTGTAGACCAAACTTGGCTTTGGCGTGAAGCTAGGTTAAGAGATTTAGATGGGAATAAAATCATTTTATTTTTCGGTGGAGACAATAGATTAAATCCGCCTTGGAGAATTAAATAA
- a CDS encoding mechanosensitive ion channel translates to MEQILKTFNDITGSFGGPLSAVIIIILGWLIAGTIKNLIKRAFSKTQIDKKLSNDNINLGNLISKLVYYLIMILVFMLALEKLGMTSVLEPVKDLLNGFTNFIPNIIGASLVAYIGYMLATIVSELVELSGETIQKFTPKLRLPENINLVHILKKIVFIFIFIPLLIVALNILNFEAISAPASDMLQSFFEAIPKVLVATLIMIVFVVGGKYLSELLSDLLGSLNINEFMQKAGLTSLTGKTNVEKLIANIVYAFIILFGLMTAIDKLEFTKLSEMMGTIVELGGNILFGLLILAVGNWIANLASKNFLKSDDNPFIANIIRIAVLAIFLAIGLRRMGIADDIINLAFGITLGAVALTVVLSFGLGGREAAGKQMEKILDKFNKK, encoded by the coding sequence ATGGAACAAATTTTAAAAACATTTAATGACATTACAGGATCTTTTGGTGGTCCTTTAAGCGCTGTAATTATTATTATTCTTGGATGGTTAATTGCAGGAACAATTAAAAACTTAATTAAACGCGCTTTCTCTAAAACACAAATCGATAAAAAATTAAGCAATGACAATATTAATTTAGGAAACCTAATTAGTAAACTTGTATACTACTTAATTATGATACTAGTTTTTATGTTAGCACTAGAAAAATTAGGCATGACTAGTGTACTTGAACCTGTGAAAGACTTGCTAAATGGTTTTACTAATTTTATCCCTAATATTATAGGTGCTTCCTTGGTTGCTTACATTGGATATATGCTAGCAACAATTGTTTCTGAATTAGTGGAATTATCTGGTGAAACTATTCAAAAATTCACTCCTAAACTACGATTACCTGAAAATATTAATTTAGTACATATCTTAAAGAAAATCGTTTTTATTTTTATTTTCATCCCTCTATTAATTGTGGCTTTAAATATTTTAAATTTTGAAGCTATTTCTGCACCAGCTAGTGATATGCTACAAAGCTTTTTTGAAGCAATTCCTAAAGTATTAGTAGCCACCTTAATTATGATTGTTTTCGTAGTTGGTGGTAAATATTTAAGTGAACTACTTAGCGATTTACTTGGAAGTTTAAATATTAACGAGTTTATGCAGAAAGCTGGTTTAACTTCATTAACTGGAAAAACAAACGTAGAAAAACTAATTGCAAATATTGTATATGCTTTTATTATTTTATTTGGGTTAATGACTGCGATTGATAAGTTAGAGTTCACTAAACTTTCTGAAATGATGGGAACAATTGTAGAACTTGGAGGTAATATTCTTTTTGGGTTATTAATTTTAGCTGTAGGAAATTGGATAGCAAACTTAGCTTCAAAAAACTTTTTAAAGTCAGATGATAATCCATTTATAGCAAATATCATTCGTATTGCTGTTTTAGCTATTTTCTTAGCTATCGGTCTGCGAAGAATGGGAATTGCAGATGATATCATAAATTTAGCTTTTGGTATTACTTTAGGAGCTGTTGCTTTAACAGTTGTATTATCATTTGGTTTGGGCGGACGAGAAGCTGCAGGTAAACAAATGGAAAAAATCTTAGATAAATTCAATAAAAAATAA